From one uncultured Bacteroides sp. genomic stretch:
- a CDS encoding DUF5106 domain-containing protein, which translates to MMKSIKYAPLLLLLFCCFSCKNNKVSEHSSVQVPVKSQQDTAVQAFSLPVVPAVLTTPALRADYLVNHYWDHFNFSDTNYIHHPEITEQAWVDYTDLLTHVSLPTAKNAIKDVMNRASGKEKKMFIYFTDLADKYLYDPNSPARNEEFYIPVLETMMASPILSDTEKIRPKARLELAQKNRIGTKATDFTYTLASGAKGTLQGLSTEFTLLFFNNPGCHACDEYIKAIKGSSIINKLIADKRLKVLAIYPDEELDEWEKHQQEFPKEWINGYDKSASIKKKNVYDLKAIPSLYLLDKEKMVLLKDVTLPAIEAYFKTSKIE; encoded by the coding sequence ATGATGAAAAGTATAAAATACGCCCCCCTCCTCCTGTTACTATTCTGCTGTTTCTCATGTAAAAATAACAAAGTTTCCGAACATAGTTCCGTTCAAGTACCAGTCAAATCTCAACAAGATACCGCCGTACAGGCATTTTCTCTTCCTGTTGTACCTGCTGTGCTGACAACTCCGGCTCTGCGGGCAGATTATTTAGTAAATCATTACTGGGACCATTTTAATTTTTCCGATACTAACTACATTCACCATCCGGAAATAACGGAACAGGCCTGGGTAGACTATACCGATTTGCTAACACATGTTTCGCTTCCCACAGCTAAAAATGCAATAAAAGATGTAATGAACAGAGCTTCGGGAAAAGAAAAGAAGATGTTTATTTACTTCACGGATCTAGCAGATAAATATCTATACGATCCAAATTCACCGGCACGAAATGAAGAATTCTATATCCCTGTACTCGAAACGATGATGGCCTCACCCATATTAAGTGATACTGAGAAAATTCGTCCGAAAGCACGGTTGGAACTGGCACAAAAAAACCGTATCGGCACAAAAGCTACCGATTTTACATATACACTCGCATCAGGGGCCAAAGGTACTTTACAGGGACTATCTACGGAATTCACCCTACTGTTTTTTAACAACCCCGGTTGCCATGCATGCGACGAATACATAAAAGCCATCAAAGGATCTTCTATTATTAACAAACTAATTGCTGATAAAAGGCTCAAAGTACTTGCCATATACCCGGATGAAGAATTGGATGAGTGGGAAAAACACCAACAGGAATTTCCTAAAGAATGGATCAATGGATATGATAAATCAGCAAGCATCAAAAAGAAAAATGTATATGATTTAAAAGCGATACCCTCTCTTTATCTGCTCGACAAAGAGAAGATGGTATTACTAAAAGACGTAACACTACCTGCTATTGAAGCTTATTTTAAAACCTCAAAAATAGAATAA
- a CDS encoding TonB-dependent receptor: MSKFDLLRTFSNVGIVSLLVLQPLCVFAQRQRIDTTRVYAIPEVMISERYQTREVQAAVPKQILTREEIKGLNVLQVSDAVKHFAGVTVKDYGGIGGLKTVSLRSLGAEHTAVSYDGIAVTDCQTGQIDIGRFSLDNIDRLSLSNGQADNIFQPARLFASAGILNIQTLTPQFIKEKDVNAYASFKTGSWGLINPAFRLEHKIGEHWATSFNSEWMSADGRYPYTLHYGAANDSTSHEKRKNTEVKTLRAEGELFGNFSNSEQWRLKAYYYQSSRGLPGATTLYYDYASQHLWDKNAFVQSHYKKELNKQWVWQTSAKWNWSYQRYLDPDYKGTTGKTENSYYQQEYYLSASMLYRMFNQLSISLSTDGSINTLNANLNNFARPLRYSWLTAIAGKYVNEWLTASASILATVINEHTEQGTSATNRRRLTPDISASIKPFAGEEFHIRLFYKNIFRLPSFNDLYYGETGNNNLLPEKATQYNLGLTYSKDISKLLPYVSATIDAYYNRVSDKIIATPTKNIFVWSTVNLGKVDIKGVDATARISLQVWEKIRFNLAGNYTYQQALDVTDPNSKTYKNQIAYTPRISGSGQLGIETPLVNLSYSLLFSGKRYMLGQNLSENRLESYKDSSFSVSKELKIDGTNALLSAEVLNLANKNYEIVKNFPMPGRSIRATIKITY; this comes from the coding sequence ATGAGCAAATTTGACCTATTAAGAACTTTCAGCAATGTTGGGATAGTGAGTCTTCTCGTCCTGCAACCGCTTTGTGTCTTTGCTCAACGGCAGAGGATAGATACAACACGCGTGTACGCCATCCCGGAAGTAATGATATCCGAACGTTATCAAACCCGGGAAGTACAAGCTGCCGTACCCAAGCAGATACTCACTCGCGAAGAAATTAAAGGACTAAATGTATTGCAGGTCTCGGATGCAGTAAAACATTTCGCAGGCGTCACAGTAAAAGACTATGGTGGTATTGGCGGACTGAAAACAGTATCATTGAGAAGTCTCGGCGCTGAACACACAGCCGTGAGCTATGACGGCATTGCTGTTACTGACTGCCAGACGGGACAAATTGATATCGGCAGATTTTCGCTGGATAATATAGATCGTCTGTCATTAAGCAACGGGCAGGCAGACAATATCTTTCAACCGGCACGTCTTTTTGCTTCGGCAGGTATACTGAATATACAAACTCTTACCCCACAATTTATTAAGGAAAAAGACGTTAATGCGTATGCATCTTTTAAAACCGGATCGTGGGGATTAATAAATCCGGCTTTCCGCCTCGAACATAAAATAGGAGAACATTGGGCTACATCATTCAACAGCGAGTGGATGTCGGCCGACGGACGTTACCCATACACACTTCACTATGGCGCGGCAAACGACAGTACTTCTCATGAAAAGCGTAAAAACACGGAAGTAAAAACGCTACGTGCTGAAGGAGAACTCTTTGGTAACTTCTCCAACTCGGAGCAATGGCGTTTGAAAGCTTATTATTATCAGTCTTCGCGTGGATTACCGGGAGCCACAACCCTTTACTACGACTATGCTTCGCAACATTTATGGGACAAGAATGCTTTTGTGCAAAGTCACTACAAGAAAGAGCTAAACAAACAATGGGTATGGCAAACTTCAGCCAAATGGAACTGGAGTTACCAACGATATCTGGACCCAGATTATAAAGGGACTACTGGCAAAACGGAGAACAGCTATTATCAACAAGAGTATTATCTTTCTGCTTCCATGCTATATCGCATGTTCAATCAACTTTCCATTTCTCTCTCTACAGACGGAAGCATCAACACACTCAATGCGAACTTGAACAATTTTGCCCGGCCTTTGCGTTATTCGTGGCTCACGGCCATAGCAGGAAAGTATGTTAACGAATGGCTTACGGCTTCTGCCTCAATACTGGCTACTGTAATAAATGAACATACCGAACAAGGAACCAGCGCTACTAATCGCCGAAGATTAACTCCGGATATAAGCGCCTCTATCAAACCTTTTGCCGGCGAAGAGTTTCACATCCGCTTGTTTTATAAAAACATATTCCGACTTCCCAGTTTCAATGATTTGTATTACGGAGAAACGGGAAACAACAATCTGCTTCCGGAGAAAGCAACACAGTATAATTTGGGCCTCACTTACAGCAAAGATATCAGCAAACTCCTCCCCTATGTGTCTGCCACAATAGACGCTTATTACAATCGGGTATCGGACAAGATTATCGCCACTCCTACAAAGAATATATTTGTGTGGAGCACGGTCAATCTGGGGAAAGTAGATATAAAAGGTGTAGATGCCACTGCACGCATAAGTCTGCAAGTATGGGAGAAAATTCGTTTTAACCTTGCCGGTAACTATACTTATCAGCAAGCACTGGATGTAACCGACCCGAACAGCAAAACATATAAAAATCAAATAGCCTATACTCCGCGTATATCGGGCTCCGGACAGTTGGGTATTGAAACACCGCTGGTAAACCTTTCCTACTCTCTTCTATTCTCCGGTAAACGCTATATGTTGGGACAAAATCTTTCCGAAAACCGTTTAGAAAGTTATAAGGATAGCAGTTTTTCTGTAAGTAAAGAGTTAAAAATAGATGGAACCAATGCTTTACTCAGTGCCGAAGTGCTGAATCTGGCAAACAAGAATTACGAAATAGTGAAAAATTTCCCTATGCCGGGACGTTCTATACGTGCTACTATAAAAATTACTTATTGA